A stretch of the Theileria equi strain WA chromosome 1, complete sequence genome encodes the following:
- a CDS encoding hypothetical protein (encoded by transcript BEWA_020920A) translates to MFNYDGNQLAQWANNVARALETANGAHLALLLRSKSDKLALDKLYSIDERSFSQFIQSYFAKYDKRIVPGISQFFTDYLKLRVIIAGDTFSWEDVIKKAFKLLDQWMDIYLSESVVEHHWLVPPMYTICNIITKIGTIADKVGSMNPTAQDLDGDEDKDKYMKQVLSNVRSKMGRVRGDETRHSAYIVLLGQSIKGCMQLGNMQMAAGFLKAIESTTINYARALRGPLINYCYYLGKLHMQKEEYFESEEHLSWAFSNCLKDNIDMRRHILECLIVVRIGLGKLPPLGLLRKYGLDHYYDLVHAITSGNVKKFSDTIDTYADTFIREGTILCVEQLKYIAYRTFIKNVKKWWNTHEPTEKNNMLPIGVLTCAIRTTMPQMSDNEMLCICANMIKRSYMKGYISWERLTIVFSAIQPFPPICHQG, encoded by the exons ATGTTTAATTATGATGGGAATCAACTCGCTCAATGGGCAAATAATGTAGCAAGAGCTCTAGAAACTGCTAATGGCGCACATTTAGCGCTGCTACTCCGCTCAAAGTCTGACAAGTTGGCTCTGGACAAACTCTATTCTATTGACGAG AGATCATTTTCTCAGTTTATACAATCCTACTTTGCCAAGTATGACAAACGTATCGTTCCTGGCATCAGCCAGTTTTTTACCGACTATCTCAAATTGAGGGTAATTATCGCAGGGGACACTTTTTCATGGGAAGATGTTATAAAGAAGGCGTTCAAACTGCTAGA TCAATGGATGGACATTTATCTTAGCGAGTCTGTTGTGGAACACCACTGGCTTGTGCCTCCCATGTACACAATTTGTAACATTATTACAAAGATTGGAACAATTGCTGATAAAGTAGGAAGTATGAATCCAACTGCTCAGGACCTGGATGGAGACGAGGATAAGGACAAGTACATGAAACAAGTCCTCAGCAATGTACGCAGTAAGATGGGAAGAGTTAGGGGAGATGAAACGCGTCACTCTGCATATATTGTCCTCCTCGGACAGTCTATAAAGGGGTGTATGCAGCTTGGAAACATGCAAATGGCTGCTGGATTTCTAAAGGCCATCGAGTCAAC GACCATAAATTACGCAAGAGCGTTAAGAGGACCGCTAATAAACTATTGTTACTATCTTGGAAAACTTCACATGCAAAAGGAGGAGTATTTtgaatctgaagaacaCCTTTCATGGGCCTTTTCAAATTGTTTGAAGGACAACATTGACATGCGAAG GCACATTCTGGAATGTCTAATTGTGGTTAGAATAGGTTTGGGGAAGCTACCTCCACTCGGGCTATTGAGGAAATATGG GCTTGACCATTACTACGACCTTGTGCACGCCATAACCTCTGGGAACGTTAAAAAATTCTCGGATACCATAGACACTTATGCTGATACATTTATTAGAGAAGGCACAATCCTCTGTGTGGAGCAGCTGAAATATATCGCCTACAGAACATTTATCAAGAATGT GAAAAAATGGTGGAATACACATGAGCCCACCGAGAAGAACAATATGCTTCCAATTGGTGTCTTAACATGTGCAATTCGGACTACAATGCCACAAATGTCAGACAATGAG ATGCTCTGCATTTGCGCAAACATGATAAAACGAAGTTATATGAAGGGTTACATATCATGGGAGCGATTGACAATTGTATTTAGCGCAATTCAGCCATTCCCTCCGATCTGCCACCAAGGATAA
- a CDS encoding DNA-directed RNA polymerase II 16 kDa subunit, putative (encoded by transcript BEWA_020930A) translates to MDSHAQDSNRIDLDPEFKNSKCLNLCELHLILGDQLRLHQNRNDNALQLIKASHEYASRFAILKYRNAIVDVRTTIERDGCLHEFEMASIVNLLPKSVDEAKSLIPSLCRIPDDRINSILELLESYRLQT, encoded by the exons ATGGATTCTCACGCTCAAGATAGCAATAGGATCGACTTGGATCCAGAATTCAAGAACTCCAAGTGCCTGAACCTCTGCGAATTGCACCTCATTCTAGGAGATCAGCTCAGGCTCCACCAAAATCGAAATGATAACGCCCTGCA GCTCATCAAGGCATCGCACGAGTACGCCAGCAGATTCGCGATTCTCAAGTACCGTAACGCCATCGTCGATGTCAGAAC AACCATTGAACGTGACGGATGCTTGCACGAATTTGAAATGGCAAGCATAGTAAATTTGCTGCCAAAATCGGTGGATGAAGCAAAGTCGCTCATTCCCTCGCTATGTAGAATACCAGACGATCGCATAAATAGCATTCTAGAACTACTGGAAAGCTACAGACTACAAACATAA
- a CDS encoding hypothetical protein (encoded by transcript BEWA_020940A), producing the protein MFSNSNNSSNLFGGSDANKTSTNLFGSTDATKTSGGLFGSSTSTTTGGTSTNLFGGLSTDKPSTGLFGSTDTTKTTNLFGGSTDANKPSGSLFGSSTSTSTGNTSTNLFGGLTSTSTDAGKPSNLFGTTTSAGSSSTNLFGGSTDTSKSNLFGSTTDASKSSNLFGSTTATSTSSTSLFGGASATTSTDTSKSTNLFGGSTDTTKSTSLFGGSTDTSKSTNLFGTTSTSTDATKTTSLFGGSTDAGKSSNLFGTTTTDANKPSNLFGTNTSTDANKSTSLFGGTTDTSKTTESKPAETTTSDKTSIFGATTTTSLGTSSQTNAKDSGSSTLFGSSTSTEKTPKTDIDFTIVEQHTVKELLDNWETRLSKKVESFKAFSEKISEIDKRLILQCNNINTLVNTHKQLLEKHEKMEASIKFMEEEQNTAMETLDSIEASLKDRLKNLTSHSSGYTTIERISKHLQELHEQLSHTTKIAEDAAIACQPDPLYTVAKVLSFHQASLFDLENQCYEIENTIKALEKL; encoded by the coding sequence ATGTTCTCAAATTCGAATAACAGCTCCAACTTATTCGGAGGATCAGACGCTAACAAGACATCTACTAACCTATTTGGCAGCACAGATGCGACAAAGACTTCGGGTGGACTGTTTGGAAGCTCCACTAGCACGACGACCGGAGGCACCTCTACCAACCTCTTTGGAGGATTGAGCACTGACAAGCCTTCCACCGGTCTATTCGGTAGTACTGATACTACAAAGACGACAAACTTGTTTGGAGGGTCCACTGATGCCAACAAACCGTCTGGAAGTCTCTTTGGAAGTTCCACCAGTACAAGTACTGGAAACACATCCACCAACCTTTTTGGCGGTTTGACCTCTACTTCTACTGATGCAGGAAAGCCTAGCAACTTATTTGGTACCACAACGAGCGCTGGGAGTAGCTCCACTAATCTGTTTGGGGGTTCTACAGACACTAGCAAGTCTAACTTGTTTGGGAGTACTACCGATGCCAGTAAATCTAGCAACCTCTTTGGGAGCACTACTGCTACTTCTACAAGTTCAACTAGCCTTTTTGGAGGGGCTAGTGCTACGACAAGCACGGACACTAGCAAAAGCACAAACTTATTTGGCGGGTCTACGGATACCACAAAGagtacaagtttgtttGGTGGATCGACTGATACTAGTAAATCCACGAACCTATTTGGTACCACAAGCACATCAACAGATGCTACAAAAACTACTAGTCTATTTGGAGGATCCACGGATGCCGGAAAATCTTCAAACCTGTTTGGAACAACGACTACAGATGCGAACAAGCCTAGCAACTTATTTGGTACGAATACATCTACGGACGCAAATAAATCTACAAGCCTGTTTGGGGGAACCACAGATACAAGCAAGACTACAGAAAGTAAACCTGCTGAAACAACAACATCGGATAAAACATCTATATTTGGGGCAACAACGACAACTTCCCTTGGAACATCTAGTCAGACAAATGCCAAGGACTCTGGCAGCTCCACTCTCTTTGGTAGTTCAACTAGCACTGAAAAGACACCAAAGACAGACATTGATTTTACTATAGTAGAGCAGCATACGGTAAAGGAACTGCTCGATAATTGGGAGACTAGGCTCTCCAAAAAGGTCGAGTCCTTTAAAGCCTTTTCTGAAAAGATCTCAGAGATTGACAAGAGGCTCATTTTACAGTGTAACAACATCAATACGCTGGTAAATACACATAAACAGCTATTGGAAAAGCACGAAAAAATGGAAGCATCCATAAAATTCATGGAGGAGGAGCAGAACACCGCCATGGAGACTTTGGATAGCATCGAGGCATCGCTAAAGGACAGGCTCAAAAACCTCACCTCCCATAGTTCTGGATATACTACCATAGAGAGAATCTCAAAGCATCTCCAGGAACTCCATGAGCAGCTTTCACATACCACAAAGATTGCGGAAGATGCTGCCATTGCGTGTCAACCAGATCCACTCTACACGGTTGCCAAGGTCCTCTCATTCCACCAAGCCAGCCTTTTTGACTTGGAGAACCAATGTTATGAGATCGAGAATACCATCAAGGCACTGGAGAAGCTCTAA
- a CDS encoding ATP-dependent protease La, putative (encoded by transcript BEWA_020950A), which yields MKFIKSAIEGAFLRSRPLFSTSQVQFCQPTDSPVLISLIGSKSTFCSKNNVEISQGVQERVVFRGIRSFSTKKKPKEVSKAQTEDKDAERNQNEGENCDFEVTEEGKAHEPKEEEDVETSLHPSANIILEILGGGKQTFGRKAQNGKIRKKPIALTERKSKETANEASALSSDGQPEPLVDSQGDDPKGTENLASEKPENDQEDSEVSTDDSPPTSVTTQFTLPIIHFSSSKRVHALPALGLFRKPAFPGFYQVLQIQDQAVLQCLSNVKQSSGHDYVGGFLTKKEKTTEVNIQSLPMLREDAGSVKSHEDMHLYGTLLQIITITPNLSFQGGQVILMPHKRIKMTGIYSDPSDSYPLYRVAVEYIEDAPKHYEDSSVTKALHLEIISTVKELIKTSHFYKEHFDQIIRFYNLDHPTRLADLIAGISLAKRDQLQNILAELNIDRRLTMVLEIAKNDLEFAKVQNDVNAQLEEKLSKDQRKYILTEQMKMIKKELGLDNDDKSTVIESFEKEFLQVSSHMSDEAKTSFNSGISRLKHLESSSAEFGVWRSYLEWLVGLPWGKSTEESRDIHKAKQVLDSHHFGLKDVKTRLLEFMATSILNGHTSGKIICLTGPPGVGKTSIAIAMAESLNRKLYRLSLGGLFDVAEIKGHRRTYVGALPGKFVQALKYTGTMNPLIVLDEIDKLGRDTRGDPASALLEALDPSQNANFRDHYLDIPVDLSKVLFICTANTTDTIPIPLLDRMELITIPGYLPEEKHAISKNFLIPQAQKNTGLTSDVINIEDSAVDCIIRQYSREAGVRNLLKCIEKIHRKVALDIVWKKSDKENVVETTTSTETTDGESADSDAVPTAFPTGKEILSSISEKIVVTDDKVQSYLGVPIFTKETMHPYPLPYGVVLGLAWTNAGGATLYVEAHGQILNKLGKIIEPDRSAVLATTDDKPDDASNFGNPHGTLKVTGHLGTVMTESSQIALTYCKTFIRRFQPNNIFLDEAHIHVHVPEGATPKDGPSAGITMASALISLAAKKRLKPSIAMTGELTISGKVLRVGGIKEKLIAAIREDVRTVVLPKGNMADVDELDSSIKDKLSFVFVDSFDEVYDAVFEE from the coding sequence ATGaagtttataaaatcaGCCATTGAGGGCGCATTTCTGCGCTCTAGGCCTTTATTTTCTACATCGCAAGTCCAGTTTTGCCAACCCACAGATTCTCCCGTATTAATCTCGTTGATTGGCTCTAAATCGACATTTTGCAGTAAAAATAATGTCGAAATTAGCCAAGGTGTACAAGAAAGAGTCGTTTTCCGTGGTATAAGGAGTTTTTCTACAAAGAAGAAGCCAAAAGAGGTTTCCAAGGCACAAACTGAGGACAAGGATGCAGAAAGAAACCAAAATGAAGGTGAAAATTGTGATTTTGAAGTGACAGAGGAGGGAAAAGCCCATGAAcccaaagaagaagaggacGTGGAGACCTCACTCCACCCCTCAGCAAACATAATCCTTGAAATACTAGGCGGTGGTAAGCAAACATTTGGCCGCAAGGCTCAGAATGGTAAGATTCGGAAGAAACCAATCGCTCTGACCGAGAGAAAGTCAAAAGAAACCGCCAATGAAGCTTCAGctttatcatcagatgGTCAACCAGAACCTTTGGTGGATTCACAGGGTGATGATCCAAAAGGAACTGAAAATTTAGCTTCAGAAAAGCCTGAAAATGATCAAGAAGACTCGGAAGTCTCCACCGACGACTCTCCACCAACCAGTGTGACTACACAGTTTACTCTACCAAtcatacatttttcatcatcaaagCGGGTCCACGCACTTCCAGCCCTTGGTCTGTTTAGGAAGCCTGCATTCCCAGGTTTTTATCAGGTTTTGCAGATTCAGGATCAGGCGGTTCTGCAATGTCTCTCCAATGTAAAACAGAGTTCCGGGCATGACTATGTTGGAGGCTTTTTgacaaagaaggaaaaaaCGACAGAGGTTAACATACAGTCATTGCCTATGCTGAGGGAAGATGCTGGTTCGGTAAAGTCCCACGAAGATATGCACTTGTATGGAACTTTGTTGCAGATTATCACAATCACGCCAAATTTGAGTTTTCAGGGTGGTCAAGTAATTCTAATGCCACACAAGAGGATTAAAATGACTGGGATATATTCCGATCCATCAGATTCATATCCTCTATATAGAGTTGCTGTTGAATATATTGAGGATGCACCAAAACACTATGAAGATTCCAGCGTGACAAAAGCTTTACATCTCGAAATCATATCTACAGTAAAGGAACTGATTAAAACATCGCATTTCTACAAGGAACATTTCGACCAAATCATTCGTTTCTATAATTTGGACCATCCCACTAGATTGGCTGATTTAATCGCTGGAATATCATTGGCCAAGAGGGACCAGCTGCAGAATATTCTTGCAGAATTAAACATTGATAGGCGTCTTACAATGGTGTTGGAAATTGCCAAGAATGATTTGGAGTTTGCCAAGGTCCAAAATGACGTGAATGCACAGCTAGAGGAGAAACTCTCAAAGGACCAGCGAAAGTACATTTTAACGGAGcagatgaagatgatcaAGAAGGAACTAGGTCTtgataatgatgataagAGCACAGTCATTGAATCTTTTGAGAAGGAGTTTTTACAGGTTTCAAGTCACATGTCTGATGAAGCAAAAACATCCTTTAATAGTGGAATTTCCAGGCTTAAACATCTTGAATCCTCAAGCGCTGAGTTTGGTGTATGGCGCTCATATTTGGAGTGGCTAGTTGGTCTTCCCTGGGGAAAAAGCACAGAGGAATCGCGGGATATTCACAAGGCAAAGCAAGTTTTGGACTCCCACCACTTTGGTTTAAAGGACGTCAAGACTAGACTTTTGGAGTTTATGGCCACATCCATACTAAATGGGCATACAAGTGGAAAAATAATCTGTCTGACTGGGCCACCAGGTGTTGGTAAAACATCAATTGCTATTGCAATGGCGGAGTCCCTCAATAGGAAGTTATATAGATTATCACTTGGTGGTTTGTTTGATGTAGCAGAGATCAAGGGACACAGACGCACATATGTTGGTGCTCTTCCAGGAAAGTTCGTTCAGGCCTTAAAGTATACCGGCACAATGAATCCATTGATTGTATTGGATGAAATCGACAAGTTGGGAAGAGACACAAGAGGAGACCCTGCATCAGCCCTTCTTGAGGCTCTAGATCCATCCCAAAATGCAAATTTCCGCGACCACTATCTGGATATACCTGTTGATTTATCAAAGGTGCTCTTTATCTGCACAGCGAATACCACTGATACCATACCTATTCCTCTTTTGGATAGGATGGAGTTAATTACAATTCCAGGTTACCTGCCTGAAGAGAAGCACGCAATTTCTAAAAACTTTTTAATCCCACAAGCTCAAAAGAATACGGGGCTTACTTCTGATGTAATTAATATTGAAGACTCTGCTGTTGATTGCATTATTAGGCAATACTCTCGCGAGGCTGGTGTACGCAATCTCTTAAAGTGCATTGAGAAGATCCACAGGAAAGTGGCTCTAGATATTGTTTGGAAAAAGTCTGATAAGGAGAATGTGGTAGAAACAACAACTTCTACAGAGACCACTGACGGTGAATCAGCAGATTCTGATGCAGTGCCCACCGCTTTCCCAACTGGAAAGGAAATACTGAGTTCAATTTCAGAAAAGATTGTAGTTACAGATGACAAGGTTCAGTCATATCTCGGAGTCCCGATATTTACCAAGGAGACAATGCATCCCTATCCTCTGCCATACGGTGTTGTACTGGGTTTGGCATGGACGAATGCGGGTGGAGCCACCCTCTATGTCGAGGCCCACGGTCAAATACTCAACAAGCTTGGAAAGATCATTGAACCGGATAGATCAGCGGTACTTGCAACTACAGATGATAAACCAGACGACGCAAGCAACTTTGGAAATCCACATGGTACACTAAAGGTTACGGGTCACTTGGGCACGGTAATGACAGAGAGTTCGCAAATCGCTCTAACATACTGCAAGACATTTATAAGGAGGTTCCAGCCAAACAATATCTTCTTGGATGAGGCGCATATCCACGTTCACGTACCGGAGGGTGCTACACCAAAGGACGGCCCAAGCGCAGGCATAACAATGGCCTCGGCCCTCATTTCCTTGGCTGCTAAAAAGCGGCTGAAGCCTTCCATTGCCATGACTGGCGAACTTACAATTTCCGGCAAGGTTCTCAGAGTAGGAGGAATCAAGGAAAAGCTCATTGCCGCCATTAGGGAGGACGTACGAACCGTTGTGCTTCCCAAGGGGAACATGGCGGATGTTGATGAACTAGACTCTAGCATCAAGGACAAACTTTCCTTTGTCTTTGTGGATTCATTTGACGAGGTATACGACGCTGtatttgaagaatga
- a CDS encoding small nuclear ribonucleoprotein-associated protein B, putative (encoded by transcript BEWA_020960A), with product MAGKNTRMQQWLQYTVRVTVKDGRKFVGTLIAFDKHMNLVLADCEEFRMTKGKEGKEIKRTLGFILLRGENIVSFTAKAPPAASLMPFGAAGPGKAIPAGRGTPIMPGMTQQGMPHMQPNAAALQAPMRGLIGAAPLQLAPQGVAGTMPPRPT from the exons ATGGCCGGAAAAAATACTCGTATGCAGCAGTGGCTGCAGTATACCGTCAGAGTGACTGTAAAAGATGGCAGAAAATTCGTAGGAACGCTCATAGCATTCGATAAGCACATGAATCTCGTACTTGCAGACTGCGAGGAGTTTCGCATGACCAAAGGCAAAGAAGGAAAG GAAATAAAGAGGACTTTGGGCTTCATTCTCCTGAGAGGAGAGAACATTGTCTCATTCACAGCCAAGGCGCCTCCGGCCGCCTCTCTAATGCCTTTTGGAGCTGCCGGACCAGGCAAGGCAATCCCAGCGGGAAGAGGAACTCCCATAATGCCCGGTATGACTCAACAGGGCATGCCACACATGCAACCAAACGCTGCCGCTCTCCAGGCACCAATGAGAGGACTTATTGGAGCTGCTCCCCTTCAATTGGCGCCTCAAGGAGTTGCTGGAACTATGCCTCCAAGACCTACGTAG
- a CDS encoding hypothetical protein (encoded by transcript BEWA_020970A), whose product MSGRNTLKLKLDISKKCGEGDSQCSCSPKPDGIKVSKVTGITNANGFVALVHKSDKPFKLLQSLGDDEQLKNDIPSVKTVAVYYWDGDDDFKRPLLLEVETSSGGKQYYYKYEQDECEAQNDTSTWKYNPGNHSLQERLDDRYCGRNHAIPFDIKELTKNHATGRSACLKKTRSITESTSPPQPHPGGGYTIQEYEVNGSDTKISRVTFGGQDTRGIDPKNDEISKIRLFIQNNVSSGPPLMLQFMKQDGDSKWFYNQNSDGTDWGSVDNHSKFYGPGDEPTEKLTTALDDVRCVRDSAVTLNLSFENSETHSSGTKYCCRYHDTSVKKVTVTPVQISCMVKDHPSSKLTAYKHSIESNMKLAGIKYYVGSSSNNNDRKNITGPGLDFPISAPVTISAFYCNENGNGPVLIYVDSKGNAAKGWFKKGGTQDSEDWTPVPSNLDSITPDNFSTLNREQWKVFVGLLKGAGCNELKECPPDNSSKWIKIGSGVTSTVGTGGAAYGGWYAWVNYFLDPLVRLI is encoded by the coding sequence atgagtgggAGGAATACACTCAAGTTAAAGCTAGATATAAGCAAAAAATGTGGAGAGGGTGATTCACAATGTAGTTGCTCACCTAAGCCTGATGGCATAAAAGTTAGCAAAGTGACGGGTATTACTAATGCCAATGGCTTTGTTGCCCTTGTCCATAAGAGTGATAAACCATTCAAGTTACTCCAGAGTCTAGGTGATGATGAGCAACTAAAAAATGATATCCCTAGTGTTAAGACCGTTGCtgtatattactgggacggagatgatgattttaaaagACCACTACTCCTTGAAGTAGAGACTAGTAGTGGTGGAAAACAATACTACTACAAATatgaacaagatgaatgtGAGGCACAAAACGATACAAGTACTTGGAAGTATAATCCAGGCAATCATTCGCTACAGGAAAGACTGGATGACAGGTACTGTGGCAGAAACCATGCTATTCCCTTTGACATAAAAGAACTTACAAAAAATCATGCTACTGGAAGATCGGCATGTCTAAAGAAAACAAGAAGTATCACAGAATCTACTTCGCCTCCACAACCTCATCCAGGAGGTGGCTACACCATACAAGAATACGAAGTTAATGGTAGTGACACCAAGATCTCCAGGGTTACATTTGGAGGACAAGATACAAGAGGTATTGATCCTAAAAATGACGAAATATCAAAGATTAGATTGTTCATACAAAATAATGTAAGTAGTGGTCCTCCACTAATGCTCCAGTTTATGAAGCAGGATGGAGATTCAAAGTGGTTTTACAACCAAAATTCCGATGGTACTGACTGGGGATCTGTTGATAACCATTCTAAGTTCTATGGTCCAGGAGATGAACCTACTGAGAAACTTACAACTGCGCTTGATGATGTTAGGTGCGTACGTGACAGTGCAGTTACCTTGAATTTGTCTTTTGAGAATTCTGAGACTCATTCTAGTGGAACTAAGTACTGTTGCCGTTATCATGACACTAGTGTAAAGAAGGTTACTGTTACTCCTGTACAAATTTCCTGTATGGTAAAGGATCACCCCTCAAGCAAGCTTACAGCTTATAAACACTCCATTGAGTCTAACATGAAACTGGCAGGCATTAAGTACTATGTtggtagtagtagtaataATAACGacaggaagaatataacTGGTCCTGGGCTAGACTTTCCCATCTCTGCTCCAGTTACCATATCCGCATTCTATTGTAATGAGAACGGGAATGGGCCAGTACTAATCTACGTCGACTCAAAAGGAAATGCAGCTAAAGGTTGGTTCAAAAAAGGAGGAACTCAGGATAGTGAAGACTGGACACCTGTTCCAAGTAACCTCGACAGCATAACACCTGATAATTTCAGCACTCTAAACCGTGAACAATGGAAGGTATTTGTGGGTCTACTAAAGGGGGCTGGATGTAATGAGTTGAAAGAATGCCCTCCTGACAACTCTTCTAAATGGATTAAGATTGGATCTGGAGTTACTTCAACAGTCGGCACAGGAGGTGCAGCTTATGGCGGCTGGTATGCCTGGGTCAATTACTTTCTTGACCCTCTTGTACGCttaatataa
- a CDS encoding hypothetical protein (encoded by transcript BEWA_020980A), which translates to MNVGEKMNVFSVILATCLVGLCRCRNSRLPTDRFIIEILDDYAEDEIVTSDFVEETETHKSTAWTGKKLVWDMANGTVYEAEYTPSLARRRNDEKVEDVAVDDSRVLTHSRHTTTLDLANPDKDECEFFEYPFAGNVIKLIVPKKNTTVIRLVDGEKEIWIPSTGETFDHTKVYLNKDGTPELVLVVTKRADTSKETYLELKDGKWKSCTNHEEKMRILMAPAEWISNFELDLALANSTDECSSFEVDLLGVTTKHFYPKPGHVAIQVKDGNEELWHAGKHVSRYGGRIIGMFGGYDDYCRYCLIYRKGDKELLEIVTVENLSRWWKYFEKNADGKWTSMTEKNDFLRKLQEMRKSVSPPNPSSTTTPS; encoded by the coding sequence ATGAATGTTGGagagaagatgaatgtCTTTTCCGTTATTCTGGCAACCTGTCTAGTAGGACTATGCCGTTGCAGAAACTCAAGACTTCCCACTGACAGATTCATTATCGAGATTCTAGACGACTATGCAGAGGATGAAATAGTGACCAGTGATTTTGTAGAGGAGACAGAGACGCACAAATCTACCGCATGGACTGGAAAGAAACTGGTCTGGGATATGGCCAACGGAACTGTCTATGAAGCGGAGTATACACCATCTTTGGCTCGTAGGCGTAACgatgaaaaggtagaaGATGTGGCAGTGGACGATTCTAGGGTACTAACTCACTCTAGACACACTACTACTTTGGATCTTGCCAATCCAGATAAGGATGAGTGCGAATTCTTCGAGTATCCTTTTGCTGGTAATGTGATAAAGCTGattgttccaaagaagaacaCTACAGTTATAAGGTTAGTAGATGGTGAGAAAGAAATCTGGATTCCATCTACTGGAGAAACATTTGACCATACTAAAGTCTATCTTAACAAGGATGGTACTCCTGAACTAGTACTTGTAGTAACTAAGAGAGCTGATACTTCCAAGGAAACTTACCTGGAGCTTaaggatggtaaatggaaatCTTGCACTAATCATGAAGAAAAGATGAGAATTTTAATGGCGCCAGCGGAATGGATATCAAACTTTGAACTTGACCTTGCATTAGCCAATAGCACTGACGAATGCAGTAGCTTTGAAGTAGATCTCCTTGGAGTTACTACTAAACACTTTTATCCTAAGCCTGGCCATGTCGCTATAcaagtaaaggatggtaacGAGGAACTATGGCATGCAGGAAAACACGTAAGTAGATATGGAGGACGTATAATAGGAATGTTCGGTGGATATGATGATTATTGTCGTTATTGTCTTATTTACAGGAAAGGTGATAAGGAACTACTGGAGATTGTTACGGTAGAGAATCTATCAAGGTGGTggaagtactttgaaaagaacgctgatggtaaatggacTTCAATGACTGAGAAGAATGACTTTTTAAGGAAGCTTCAGGAAATGAGAAAGTCTGTATCACCTCctaatccttcttctactactactccatcttaA
- a CDS encoding hypothetical protein (encoded by transcript BEWA_020990A) has protein sequence MALIVIVEERAPEEKLEDIFGRFLGNLDKEEEPLEEEEVENELEFSRDKVIRIRNIIKRRRTAASRRSEGPQNLGNTTVRRICKGNVE, from the coding sequence atggcgcttatagtaatcgtcGAAGAAAgagctccagaagaaaagctggaagacatctttgggagattcctcggaaacctcgacaaagaggaagaacctcttgaagaggaagaagtggaaaacGAGCTCGAATTCTCTCGCGACAAAGTAATAAGGATTaggaatataataaaacgtCGGAGAACcgctgcttctagaaggtctgaaGGCCCCCAAAACCTAGGGAACACAACAGTTCGTAGGATCTGCAAGGGTAATGTAGAATAA